The sequence below is a genomic window from Bactrocera neohumeralis isolate Rockhampton chromosome 4, APGP_CSIRO_Bneo_wtdbg2-racon-allhic-juicebox.fasta_v2, whole genome shotgun sequence.
AAgccaattccccaatcgattaCCGGTCAACAAAGAGGTTCGAACagcaattactcgtctgaagaacaacaaggcGCAAGagaccgatggattgccggccgggTTATTCTAAtacggcggtgaagaactgacaaggtgcGTACATCAGTTTCTTTGCAAGATGTAGTCACATGAAAGCATGCTTGACGATTGGAacctaagtgtgctctgcccgaTCCACAAAAAGGGACCCCATAATATGCGCCAATTACCATTGGATAAGCTTCCacaatatcgcatataaagtcttatcgagcatattgtgtgaaagactaaagccttatcagtgtggctttagatctggAAAACTAACGATCAGACTTTCCCCTaacaccaaatcttggaaaaggccAGTGTAAAGAAAATCAACACGCACAATATCTTCGATGATATTAAAGTCGACTTCTACAGCATGACAGGGAGCTGCCCTTATTTCGCTATGTTCGAACTTGCCATCTccccaaaactaatacggctgtgtaaactgacgttgagcaacacctaAAGCTctatcaggatcgggaaagacctctccgagcagttcgataccaaacgaggtttcagacaaggcgactccttgaCGTGTGACTTGTTCTCTCTattactggagaaaataatacgagctacAGTTGTTGGCGTAAGCCGATTATATTGATGTcatgatatcattggcctcaacaaccacgAAGTTAGTTCGTCGTTTCAAGATGTTGTTATCGCACATGGCACTGGTCTAAAGAGTCAACCAATACCAAaccaaaagtttaaaattaagaatttaaaaactgttttagaATTAACACATTTTCGCGCTCGCAAACAAGAGATAAACTTCGTGTTCTTTCATTTGGAACTACAGCCCTCACAGAACCATCATTTTCAATACTCTAAAGCAGTGGTCGGCACATTTACACATTCAAatgatttatattttatcaaaacgcATGTTTTGGATTAAGAACTCAATTTTTAAatccaacataattttttacgcgaaacttttaattatataatataatataacaaacaGTCGGCGCATTTGAAGACGTACTTATATGACGTCAAGTCAACCGTACATACATAGGAAATTCATTGTAATTAGTTCATGCAATGTAAGAACCGTTTCATCAATTTTTAGAACCCAGCCACTTTATGTTTATTTTGCTGATATTTTCACCATAAAGTAAACCCCGATTGAAGCCGCTTTAAAACTTAATAAACAGATCAAAATTATTTGCTATGATTTAAatatcatataatttatattagatTCATATAAGTTgcttatgttaatatttttattgtttttagtgATATTAATCATTTCAAATGCCTTAATACCGGAACAAAACAAGCAATTTCCCGTTACTTCCAGTTGTAAAGTAATTCCTCGAAAATTCCTCTATTTTGACAAATCATCTGAATAAGCATCAGCTGTTCGTGTATGTCAAACAGGTGAtgtaactaaaaaacaaaacaattcttgtattattatttctaaCGTTACGGTAAGCTCAGACGcgttcatttaaaattaaacatgTTAATTATACGCCAATGGCGTCAGCTAAATGGAGCAACTCCATCAACGTCCAGGAATTGGTTATGTCTACAAACCGGTGAACAATACACAAGAGCTAAACAATGCAGACAACACCGGCAAATGGCCACCAGTGTCGGTGCCGCAGATGCTAAGGCCAGTATAGAAATCGATGGAAAAATGTATCCAACAGACGATTGGACAAATGTCACGCCAAAAATATTATCCTATTTGGGTGTAAACAAACATTTGCAGCGCAACCATCCGCTTTCAATTATACGTCAACgcattattaattatttctacGCCTGCTACAGAAACTCACGCGGTAATCCATTATTTTCGGTTTATGATAAGTTAAGTCCTATTGTGACAGTGGAGCAAAACTTTGATAATTTACTATTTCCCGCCGATCATGTAAGTCGTAATAAGTCAGATTGCTATTACATtaaccaaaatcaaatattgcGTGCCCACACCACCGCACATCAAGCAGACCTAATTGCTTGCGGTCTAGATAATTTTCTGGTAACTGGTGAAGTGTACCGACGTGATGAAATTGACTGCACCCATTATCCTGTGTTCCACCAATTAGATGCAGTGCGATTGGTTACGAAGGACACACTTTTTGGTCGTAATCtagatttggaaatttttgaaaatgattgGCAATTCAAATTAAAAGATGCTCCAAAGCCTGAAACATCTTCAAAATGCTTGGATCAAACGAAACAAATGTGCCATACACTTGAAGCAGTTAAATTGATGGAACACGAAATGAAGGATGTGCTGGTGGGGCTAGCACGCGATTTGTTTGGTGCACAATTGGAATATCGCTGGGTGGACACATATTTTCCCTTTACACAACCTTCCTGGGAGTTGGAAGTACTTTATAATGATAAATGGCTAGAGGTACTTGGATGTGGTATTATGCGTCACGAGATTCTTCAAAGATCAGGCGCTCACAATAATATAGGCTATGCTTTCGGTTTGGGTTTAGAGCGTTTGGCAATGGTGCTCTTCGATATACCTGATATAAGGCTATTTTGGTCAAATGATAGTGGATTTCTTAAACAATTCAATGAAGACAATTTGCATAAACTACCTAAATACAAACCCATCTCCGTTTACCCGCAGTGCAGCAATGATCTTTCATTCTGGTTGCCTCTAGGCGTAGATGTGGATGCTGGTTTTGCTTGTAATGATTTTTACGATCTTGTGCGTTCAGTGGCCGGTGATGTGGTGGAACAAGTGAGTTTTAAAAAAcgtctatttttttaattttatatagctTATCAcgtttaatatttctttatcttACAGATTAGCTTGGTAGATCGCTTTAAGAATCgtaaaacaaacaaatctaGCGTATGTTTCCGTATAGTCTACAGGCATATGGAGCGCACCTTGACGCAAGCAGAGGTCAATGAGATACACAAAAGCATAGCTGATGGTTGTGTGGAAACCTTTAAAGCAGAAATTCGATGAAATGCAAATGGTTTTGtaaataaactatttaatattatttgaaaacaaactTTTCGTTTGTTAATTATAGATCGGAATACcagatatataatttttaaataattaattgttaattttgttagaaatgttaatagcaagagtataaacttaaataattaatttaagttttattttcaatgttatattttgtttttcaatttatgtaTCGATAAGGTGGCATCGCTAAGTTTACATATAATAATTGGGAAGCAAACGTCATTTGGGTAGAACCGGCTGAGCTTTTGTTGTGGCACGTTAAGTAAAGGGTTTgcgataataaataattaatattacatTGAAAGAAGTTCAAATAAAGATTTGGTTCTAAAGGTTCGGTTTTCCACAGTATTGGTCTTTCACAAAGGTAAGTGCACCGTTGTGGCAGTTGTTAGTGCGAAAAGGCATCACATTTTTGTCCATGACATATCACCTGACAATCTGACCGGCATTTAGACTTCTTTAatcttatttaaatatatcaaattgTTTACATATTCAGCAGATATAACTAATTTTGGGCCGCAGTGCATCGAAACAGCCATAACCTAAATGAACAACAACATAGTGCTACCACGAAGTATTAACGTCATCAATATTAACTTATCGCATCTTAATCGTTGATTCATTATTGCCTTAGTTACCTCATAAAAAATGACTGAGAAAATAACGAAATTAGCGCTAGCTAGTCGAGTGATTATATTGGTGTTACAGCTACTTGCAAACCACCTGATGCCTGATCACAAATCAGATGTATTTCGAACACCGATTGCACAACAAACTCAACAATATGTAGGAGCACTCGAAAACAACGAATTTAACTCCCAAAATGCCACCGAAAATTCTTGGCTTGATCGCACAGTACAATTTTGCCTAGGCGGCCTACGTCACTGGGATGGCGAATATTTTCTACACATTGCAGAATATTCTTATTCCTACGAGAATACACTCGCTTTCTACCCACTATTTCCGTTAGTGGTACGTGCAGGCGCAAATGCTTTGTATGCACTCAATATGGGCGTGTCATTGCGCAGCTGGTGTTTGGTAGTGGCCGTATTGGTCAATGTATTTTGCTTCTGCAAAGCAGCTAATGCACTATATGCACTCACACAGCGTATTTTTAAGGACccaaataaaagttggaatgcGGCGTTATTGTTTTGCTTCAATCCAGCATCGATATTCTTCACTGCCGCCTACTCGGAAGCGCTTTTCTGTTGGTTATCGCTACACTTGATGTTGGAATGCGTTTCCGAATTTCGATTTGCGCGTACCACAGTAACACTGGCACTCTCTATTGTGAGCCGTTCAAATGGTCTACTCAATGCGGGCTATCCTATATATTTTATGCTGCGGCACACCATACTCAAGTCATATCATCGCTGTTTTGCTGCTGTTAAGTTAACACTTTGTCTGATTGGTGCACTAACGCCGCTCACATTCTTCTACTTTTACGCATTCAAACAGTACTGTGTACCACAACATACAGTAGCGCATTCAGAAGCTGTGCTGAACTATGCGCGagagaaaaattacatattaGCTGGTCATCGAATGCCGCAAAATTCACCGTGGTGTGATAATACTTTTCCATTTCCGTATTCCTACATACAATCACACTATTGGAATGTCGGTTTTCTACGTTACTACGAGTTCAAACAGTTACCGAACTTCATGTTAGCTTTGCCTGTGCTCGCGTTCTTGCTGTATCATTGCTTTACgtattttagaaatttcatgCGTATCCTACTGCCGCATTATCCCATCATGCAGctattaaaagaatataaatcGTTGCCTTTTGTACTGCATGCATTGATACTTACActgttttgtactttttttgtgCACATACAAATATCAACAAGGTTATTGTGCTCGGCTACGCCATGTCTTTATTGGTTTGCTGCCGATCAGCTGCCCAAGACATTTGATCTAATCAAATTGC
It includes:
- the LOC126756686 gene encoding probable phenylalanine--tRNA ligase, mitochondrial — translated: MLIIRQWRQLNGATPSTSRNWLCLQTGEQYTRAKQCRQHRQMATSVGAADAKASIEIDGKMYPTDDWTNVTPKILSYLGVNKHLQRNHPLSIIRQRIINYFYACYRNSRGNPLFSVYDKLSPIVTVEQNFDNLLFPADHVSRNKSDCYYINQNQILRAHTTAHQADLIACGLDNFLVTGEVYRRDEIDCTHYPVFHQLDAVRLVTKDTLFGRNLDLEIFENDWQFKLKDAPKPETSSKCLDQTKQMCHTLEAVKLMEHEMKDVLVGLARDLFGAQLEYRWVDTYFPFTQPSWELEVLYNDKWLEVLGCGIMRHEILQRSGAHNNIGYAFGLGLERLAMVLFDIPDIRLFWSNDSGFLKQFNEDNLHKLPKYKPISVYPQCSNDLSFWLPLGVDVDAGFACNDFYDLVRSVAGDVVEQISLVDRFKNRKTNKSSVCFRIVYRHMERTLTQAEVNEIHKSIADGCVETFKAEIR
- the LOC126756687 gene encoding GPI mannosyltransferase 2 produces the protein MTEKITKLALASRVIILVLQLLANHLMPDHKSDVFRTPIAQQTQQYVGALENNEFNSQNATENSWLDRTVQFCLGGLRHWDGEYFLHIAEYSYSYENTLAFYPLFPLVVRAGANALYALNMGVSLRSWCLVVAVLVNVFCFCKAANALYALTQRIFKDPNKSWNAALLFCFNPASIFFTAAYSEALFCWLSLHLMLECVSEFRFARTTVTLALSIVSRSNGLLNAGYPIYFMLRHTILKSYHRCFAAVKLTLCLIGALTPLTFFYFYAFKQYCVPQHTVAHSEAVLNYAREKNYILAGHRMPQNSPWCDNTFPFPYSYIQSHYWNVGFLRYYEFKQLPNFMLALPVLAFLLYHCFTYFRNFMRILLPHYPIMQLLKEYKSLPFVLHALILTLFCTFFVHIQISTRLLCSATPCLYWFAADQLPKTFDLIKLRSKAGSILVWFTSYYLIGTALFCNNLPWT